From a single Actinomyces viscosus genomic region:
- a CDS encoding O-fucosyltransferase family protein, with amino-acid sequence MALLTGRKALLVHTGRKDGLGNRVRALLSAQELARVEDRDLYYVWSTDEYFGPRMDELWHFQAGTSVSRLTSRALLPLARYRQPKGVRLTPALRRAHLWQIHSHGLPVTWENPAWKEGAEEGAARTGPRSWTELLRELTPVDEIADQVRSIYDAHLRGRPYVGIQVRTHAVSHAKTIESSPVEWFANRMRQIRADYPDVPFFLSCDTPEAQTQLAEEFDGCIFLTDKGGYNTTAGVRAGLVDLYLLASSQHLIGASYSSFVEMAVFLCDGVVPFERPDQPLEGDVSLSLGLAEDPLCPAQR; translated from the coding sequence ATGGCTCTGCTTACCGGCCGTAAGGCGCTACTGGTCCATACAGGACGCAAGGACGGATTGGGTAACCGTGTGCGTGCACTGCTGTCCGCCCAGGAGCTCGCCCGGGTTGAAGACCGGGACCTCTACTACGTGTGGAGCACCGACGAGTACTTCGGTCCTCGTATGGATGAGCTGTGGCACTTCCAGGCGGGAACCTCGGTATCGCGCCTGACCTCTCGAGCGCTCCTTCCCCTGGCCCGCTACCGCCAGCCCAAGGGGGTTCGACTCACGCCCGCACTGAGGCGCGCCCACCTGTGGCAGATCCACTCCCACGGCCTGCCCGTCACCTGGGAGAACCCGGCCTGGAAGGAGGGCGCTGAGGAGGGGGCCGCGCGCACCGGCCCACGCTCCTGGACCGAGCTGCTGCGCGAGCTTACCCCGGTTGATGAGATTGCCGACCAGGTTCGCTCCATCTACGACGCCCACCTGCGCGGGCGCCCCTACGTCGGCATCCAGGTGCGCACCCACGCGGTCTCGCACGCCAAGACCATCGAGTCCTCCCCGGTGGAGTGGTTCGCGAACCGGATGCGCCAGATCCGCGCCGACTACCCCGACGTCCCCTTCTTCCTGTCCTGCGACACCCCCGAGGCCCAGACACAGCTGGCCGAAGAGTTCGACGGCTGCATCTTCCTGACTGACAAAGGCGGCTACAACACCACCGCCGGCGTGCGGGCGGGACTGGTCGACCTCTACCTGCTGGCCAGCTCCCAGCACCTCATCGGGGCCTCCTACTCCAGCTTCGTGGAGATGGCCGTCTTCCTGTGCGACGGCGTCGTCCCCTTCGAGAGGCCCGACCAGCCCCTTGAGGGCGACGTCAGCCTGTCCCTGGGACTGGCGGAGGATCCCCTGTGCCCCGCCCAGCGCTGA
- a CDS encoding glycosyltransferase family 4 protein: protein MSRGEAGGKRAGGARILVAHPSPDLYGSDWQLVETIHGLIEAGHEVLVALPLDGPLVEVLRDAGARVAVMPFTVLRKALLNPRGLAGLSAQAAPEIARLRAVIRASRAEVVLTNTVTIPWWPVAASAAGVPVLAHVHEAEDTQRRIIRAGLNAPLLAASRVVANSGAARDALLDVQPRLASRTEVVHNGVAGPDQPPEPVRRRRSGDPFRIAMVGRLSPRKGVDVALDAVGLLRHSGVDASLIVCGSVFPGYEWYEEELRERAAAADLNGHVELLGYVRPTWPVLEAADAVVVPSRAEPFGNTAVEAMHAARPLVASRVQGLAEVVTDAVTGLLVPADDAAALAQALGALEADPDLAARLAEQGEREAAERFSVAGYRATMAGIVGELLRR from the coding sequence GTGAGCCGGGGCGAGGCGGGCGGCAAGCGCGCCGGTGGCGCCCGGATCCTCGTGGCGCACCCCTCCCCCGACCTCTACGGCTCGGACTGGCAGCTGGTCGAGACCATCCACGGACTCATCGAGGCCGGCCACGAGGTCCTTGTGGCCCTGCCCCTGGACGGCCCGCTGGTGGAAGTGCTTCGCGACGCCGGTGCCCGCGTGGCCGTCATGCCCTTCACAGTCCTGCGCAAGGCCCTGCTGAACCCCCGGGGCCTGGCCGGGCTGTCCGCCCAGGCCGCTCCGGAGATCGCGCGCCTGCGCGCAGTCATCCGCGCCAGCCGGGCCGAGGTGGTCCTCACCAACACGGTGACGATCCCCTGGTGGCCGGTGGCCGCGAGCGCGGCGGGCGTCCCCGTGCTGGCGCACGTTCATGAGGCGGAGGACACCCAGCGCCGGATCATCCGCGCCGGGCTCAACGCACCGCTGCTGGCGGCCTCCCGGGTCGTGGCGAACTCCGGTGCCGCCCGTGACGCGCTCCTGGACGTCCAGCCGCGCCTGGCCTCGCGCACGGAGGTTGTCCACAACGGGGTGGCCGGTCCAGACCAGCCCCCGGAGCCCGTGCGCCGGCGCAGGTCCGGCGACCCGTTCCGGATCGCCATGGTGGGACGCCTGTCCCCGCGCAAGGGCGTGGACGTGGCCTTGGACGCCGTCGGGCTGCTGCGTCACTCGGGGGTGGACGCCTCCCTGATCGTGTGCGGGTCGGTCTTTCCCGGCTACGAGTGGTACGAGGAGGAGCTGCGCGAGCGCGCCGCCGCTGCGGACCTGAACGGCCACGTCGAGCTGCTGGGTTACGTGCGTCCCACCTGGCCGGTGCTGGAGGCCGCTGACGCCGTCGTCGTGCCCTCACGGGCCGAGCCCTTCGGAAACACGGCGGTTGAGGCCATGCACGCGGCCCGGCCGCTCGTGGCCTCCAGGGTCCAGGGCCTGGCCGAGGTCGTCACCGACGCGGTCACCGGACTGCTGGTGCCGGCCGACGACGCTGCAGCCCTGGCCCAGGCCCTGGGCGCCCTGGAGGCGGACCCGGACCTGGCGGCCCGGCTGGCCGAGCAGGGCGAGCGCGAGGCGGCCGAGCGGTTCTCCGTGGCCGGCTACCGCGCCACCATGGCCGGCATCGTCGGCGAGCTCCTCAGGCGCTGA
- a CDS encoding DUF1972 domain-containing protein: MIGTRGVPARYGGFETAIEEVGRRLADRGHQVLVYCRNPEPDTPLPGTYLGMRLIELPSVKNRSLETLSHTALSVVHLLRRTHPDAAFVFNAANSPFLPALRAARVPVATHVDGLEWRRGKWGPTGKRYYRAAEALAVRYSDALIADAQGIADYYTDEFNAPTDLIAYGAPRIAADTSRLSELGLTPKGFHLVVARFEVENHVDVIVEGYVRSGAALPLVVVGSAPYADEYTARIESLADGRVRLLGGLWDQELLDALYAGALVYYHGHSVGGTNPSLLRAIGAGAAVDAFDVSFNREVLGEAGRYWTSPDDVAALVTSAESDVEAQAARGEESRERAALYDWDEVASGYEALARRLALEGPTRHRPSGRRTGKASL; this comes from the coding sequence ATGATCGGGACGCGAGGCGTCCCCGCCAGGTACGGAGGTTTCGAGACCGCCATCGAGGAGGTGGGCCGCCGCCTGGCCGACCGCGGCCACCAGGTCCTCGTCTACTGCCGCAACCCAGAGCCGGACACTCCACTTCCCGGCACCTACCTGGGAATGCGGCTGATCGAGCTGCCCTCGGTCAAAAACCGGAGCCTGGAGACCCTGTCGCACACGGCCCTGTCGGTGGTCCATCTCCTGCGGCGCACCCACCCGGATGCCGCCTTCGTCTTCAATGCCGCCAACTCCCCCTTCCTGCCCGCGCTGCGCGCCGCTCGCGTCCCGGTGGCCACCCACGTCGACGGCCTGGAGTGGCGTCGCGGCAAGTGGGGCCCCACCGGCAAGCGCTACTACCGCGCGGCCGAGGCCCTGGCCGTGCGCTACTCCGACGCCCTCATCGCCGATGCCCAGGGCATTGCCGACTACTACACCGACGAGTTCAACGCCCCTACCGACCTCATCGCCTACGGGGCGCCCCGCATCGCGGCCGATACCTCACGCCTGAGCGAGCTGGGCCTGACCCCCAAGGGCTTCCATCTGGTCGTGGCCCGTTTCGAGGTGGAGAACCACGTCGACGTCATCGTCGAGGGCTACGTGCGCTCCGGCGCCGCGCTGCCGCTGGTCGTCGTCGGCTCGGCACCCTATGCCGATGAGTACACCGCCCGCATCGAGTCCCTGGCCGACGGCCGGGTCCGGCTGCTCGGCGGCCTGTGGGACCAGGAGCTGCTCGACGCCCTCTACGCCGGCGCCCTGGTGTACTACCACGGTCACTCCGTGGGCGGCACCAACCCCTCCCTCCTACGCGCCATCGGCGCGGGGGCCGCGGTGGACGCCTTCGACGTCTCCTTCAACCGCGAGGTGCTGGGTGAGGCCGGCCGCTACTGGACCTCGCCCGACGACGTGGCCGCCCTGGTCACCTCGGCCGAGTCCGACGTCGAGGCCCAGGCCGCGCGCGGCGAGGAGTCCCGCGAGCGGGCCGCCCTCTACGACTGGGACGAGGTGGCCTCCGGCTACGAGGCCCTGGCCCGCCGCCTGGCGCTCGAGGGACCCACGCGCCACCGCCCCTCCGGGCGCCGCACCGGGAAGGCGAGCCTGTGA